The following proteins come from a genomic window of Streptomyces sp. Sge12:
- a CDS encoding VOC family protein — MNWTLEVVPVPVTDMDRAKSFYADRVGFGVDLDDEVSPGVRIIQMTPPGSRCSIAMLQGMPEVPGGRTMAPGTLHGLQLCVTDIEAAREELIARGVEASPVRHIGEKGWEEGKGDTWNSFLTFDDPDGNSWVVQEAPSELSER; from the coding sequence ATGAACTGGACGCTCGAAGTGGTCCCCGTCCCGGTCACCGACATGGACCGCGCGAAGAGCTTCTACGCCGACCGGGTCGGCTTCGGCGTCGACCTCGACGACGAGGTCTCCCCCGGCGTGCGCATCATCCAGATGACCCCGCCCGGTTCCCGGTGCTCCATCGCCATGCTCCAGGGGATGCCCGAGGTCCCCGGCGGCCGGACCATGGCGCCGGGCACCCTGCACGGCCTGCAGCTGTGCGTCACGGACATCGAAGCGGCCCGCGAGGAGCTGATCGCCCGGGGCGTGGAGGCCTCGCCCGTCCGGCACATCGGCGAGAAGGGCTGGGAGGAGGGGAAGGGCGACACCTGGAACTCCTTCCTCACCTTCGACGACCCCGACGGCAACAGCTGGGTCGTCCAGGAGGCCCCCTCGGAGCTGTCCGAGCGCTAG
- a CDS encoding LCP family protein: MRRTAVALTLLTALSCGAVGSQAVSAAGAPAGAGGGGGGRGTNILVVGIDSRAGLSAAEKRRLHVGGKGCNCTDVMMLVHLSQNRRRASIVSIPRDSYVEYAGTTPARSGKINGAYALGGGPLTVATVEKATGLHVDHYLEADFKGFEQTVNNLGGAIVCTDRPLKDENSGLDIGAGRHLTDGNKTLRYVRARHVNLRPGDLGRVRRQQRVVNDLLDRLTAEGSLNGPISAARTVRTLLKTVRTDARTGVDDLVRIGWALGHLRTDRTEFATVPIRLFDHRVPGAGSTLVWDEARSAALWDALGADRPITGDTRIQPVAEHPAPTDPARIKVRVDDADVAAALRGNGFAVTDTSATAPAVRPSGPPVIRYATGQEENAATVAAALPGSRLQADPDLEAVVEVAVGSRPVRVDTVTYDRNVADGAPVTADRVRCAEPPVAPAAAGAARPAGAAGPTGRR; the protein is encoded by the coding sequence TTGCGTCGTACGGCTGTCGCTCTGACCCTGTTGACCGCCCTCTCCTGCGGTGCCGTGGGCTCGCAGGCCGTCTCCGCCGCGGGCGCACCGGCGGGCGCCGGCGGCGGAGGCGGTGGCCGGGGCACCAACATCCTGGTCGTCGGCATCGACAGCCGGGCCGGGCTCTCCGCGGCCGAGAAGCGGCGCCTGCACGTGGGCGGCAAGGGGTGCAACTGCACCGATGTGATGATGCTCGTCCACCTGTCCCAGAACCGGCGGCGCGCGAGCATCGTCTCCATCCCCCGCGACTCCTACGTCGAGTACGCGGGCACCACCCCGGCCCGCAGCGGCAAGATCAACGGCGCGTACGCGCTCGGCGGCGGCCCGCTCACCGTGGCCACCGTCGAGAAGGCCACCGGTCTGCACGTCGACCACTACCTGGAGGCCGATTTCAAGGGCTTCGAGCAGACGGTGAACAACCTCGGCGGCGCCATCGTGTGCACGGACCGGCCGCTGAAGGACGAGAACTCCGGACTCGACATCGGCGCCGGCCGCCACCTCACCGACGGGAACAAGACGCTGCGCTACGTCCGGGCCCGGCACGTCAACCTGCGGCCCGGCGACCTCGGCCGGGTCCGCCGCCAGCAGCGCGTGGTCAACGACCTGCTGGACCGCCTCACCGCGGAGGGCTCGCTGAACGGGCCCATCAGCGCGGCGCGGACCGTGCGCACCCTGCTGAAGACCGTACGCACCGACGCGCGCACGGGGGTCGACGATCTGGTCCGCATCGGCTGGGCGCTCGGTCACCTCCGCACGGACCGGACGGAGTTCGCGACCGTCCCGATCCGGCTCTTCGACCACCGGGTGCCCGGTGCGGGTTCCACCCTGGTGTGGGACGAGGCCCGCTCCGCCGCGTTGTGGGACGCGCTGGGCGCGGACCGACCGATCACGGGCGACACCCGTATCCAGCCCGTCGCGGAGCATCCGGCCCCCACCGACCCGGCCAGGATCAAGGTCCGCGTGGACGACGCCGACGTCGCCGCCGCCCTGCGCGGCAACGGGTTCGCCGTCACCGACACCTCTGCGACCGCGCCGGCGGTACGCCCGTCCGGGCCGCCGGTCATCCGCTACGCCACCGGCCAGGAGGAGAACGCGGCAACCGTCGCGGCCGCCCTGCCCGGCTCCCGTCTGCAGGCGGACCCGGATCTCGAGGCGGTCGTCGAGGTGGCCGTCGGCAGCCGGCCCGTGCGGGTCGACACCGTCACCTACGACCGCAACGTGGCCGACGGCGCCCCCGTGACCGCCGACCGCGTGCGCTGCGCCGAGCCCCCCGTCGCCCCCGCGGCGGCCGGTGCGGCGCGGCCGGCGGGCGCCGCGGGGCCGACCGGGCGACGATGA
- a CDS encoding SpoIIE family protein phosphatase, protein MHEDTPLEELISSAAQDAGGWLGALPVALVATSSDGMVVRWNHGAQQLLGYTPPQVLGRHISDLLHPGADRSLGRSLWETAATGRGVMGTVTAWHREGHPLELEIWACPVPDRRHGASAVLVFAADAHAARRIRGSSAVWDGLFARSPVGIGVLDTQLRFLQVNPALEAMNGLAESAHVGRRLAEVLPEVNAGEMEAAMRLVLDTGEPVLDRRRTGRTPADPEHDHVWSCSYVRVEDPGGRPIGVIASLLDITAQQRDHTEAEAGRRRLALLSEASSRIGASLDLERTAQELADLAVPHLAGAVTVDVLDSLARGIEPGTGLAGGVALRRLGKAPLTGSAVTQVLAPLGRTLTFPSNAPYTQALSARQPFLIAHLDEPAVAPAARHSPKPAQLLRIGVHSFMMIPLIARDMVLGVATFYRAGNVGPFGSDDVTLAGELASRAAIGIDNARLYHHEHETAVVLQRSMLPQHVTPPPGIEIAHRYLPASDVNEVGGDWYDVLPLTGGRAALIIGDVMGHGIAAAAVMGRLSATVRALGRLDMPPTALLHHLEATLADLSDPMLATFLYVVCDPATGHCTVTRAGHPPPAVAQPDGTVYLVNTPPGVPLGVGGVAFTTTEIALPPGSLLVLYTDGLIEARSRDIDERLAELTGLLSGPQPSLDHLCDSLIAHLVPASADDDIALLAARIGAPARRPAE, encoded by the coding sequence ATGCATGAGGACACCCCACTCGAGGAGCTGATCAGCAGCGCCGCCCAGGACGCCGGCGGGTGGCTGGGCGCCCTGCCGGTGGCACTGGTGGCCACCAGCAGCGACGGGATGGTCGTGCGCTGGAACCACGGCGCCCAGCAGCTCCTCGGCTATACCCCACCGCAGGTGCTGGGGCGGCACATCTCCGACCTCCTCCACCCGGGGGCCGACCGCAGCCTGGGCCGGTCGTTGTGGGAGACGGCCGCCACCGGCCGCGGGGTCATGGGGACGGTCACCGCCTGGCACCGCGAGGGTCACCCGCTGGAGCTGGAGATCTGGGCCTGCCCGGTCCCCGACCGCCGCCACGGCGCGTCGGCGGTGCTGGTCTTCGCGGCGGACGCCCACGCGGCCCGCCGGATCCGGGGGTCCTCGGCCGTCTGGGACGGGTTGTTCGCGCGCTCGCCGGTCGGGATCGGGGTCCTCGACACGCAGCTGCGCTTCCTCCAGGTCAACCCTGCCCTCGAAGCGATGAACGGCCTCGCGGAATCCGCCCATGTGGGGCGGCGGCTGGCCGAGGTGCTGCCCGAGGTGAACGCCGGTGAGATGGAGGCGGCGATGCGCCTCGTCCTGGACACCGGCGAACCGGTACTCGACCGGCGCCGTACCGGCCGGACGCCGGCCGATCCGGAGCACGATCACGTGTGGTCGTGCTCGTACGTGCGCGTCGAGGACCCCGGCGGCCGGCCGATCGGCGTGATCGCCTCCCTCCTCGACATCACCGCGCAGCAGCGCGACCACACCGAGGCCGAGGCGGGCCGCCGCCGGCTGGCCCTGCTGAGCGAGGCGAGCTCCCGTATCGGCGCCAGTCTCGATCTGGAGCGCACGGCGCAGGAGCTCGCCGACCTCGCCGTCCCGCACCTCGCCGGCGCCGTCACCGTCGACGTGCTCGACTCGCTGGCGCGCGGCATCGAACCGGGCACGGGACTGGCCGGGGGCGTCGCCCTGCGCCGGCTGGGCAAGGCCCCGTTGACCGGGTCCGCCGTCACACAGGTCCTGGCGCCCCTGGGCAGAACGCTGACCTTCCCGTCGAACGCCCCCTACACCCAGGCCCTCTCGGCCCGTCAGCCGTTCCTGATCGCCCACCTCGACGAGCCGGCCGTCGCCCCGGCCGCCCGCCACTCCCCCAAACCCGCGCAGCTCCTGCGCATCGGCGTGCACTCGTTCATGATGATCCCGCTGATCGCCCGCGACATGGTGCTCGGCGTCGCCACCTTCTACCGCGCCGGGAACGTCGGCCCGTTCGGGTCCGACGACGTCACCCTCGCCGGTGAACTCGCCTCCCGCGCCGCCATCGGCATCGACAACGCGCGGCTCTACCACCACGAGCACGAAACCGCGGTGGTCCTCCAGCGCAGCATGCTCCCCCAGCACGTCACCCCGCCGCCCGGTATCGAGATCGCCCACCGCTACCTGCCGGCCAGCGACGTCAACGAGGTCGGCGGTGACTGGTACGACGTCCTCCCGCTGACCGGCGGCAGGGCCGCCCTGATCATCGGCGACGTCATGGGCCACGGCATCGCGGCCGCCGCCGTCATGGGGCGCCTCTCCGCGACCGTCCGCGCGCTCGGCCGGCTCGACATGCCGCCGACCGCCCTGCTCCACCACCTCGAAGCCACCCTCGCCGACCTGTCCGACCCGATGCTCGCGACGTTCCTGTACGTGGTCTGCGATCCCGCGACCGGCCACTGCACGGTCACGCGCGCCGGGCACCCGCCGCCGGCGGTGGCCCAACCCGACGGCACCGTCTACCTCGTGAACACCCCGCCGGGCGTTCCGCTGGGTGTCGGCGGCGTCGCCTTCACCACCACCGAGATCGCGCTGCCGCCGGGCAGCCTGCTCGTCCTGTACACCGACGGGCTCATCGAGGCGCGCAGCCGCGACATCGACGAACGCCTGGCCGAGCTCACCGGCCTGCTGTCCGGACCCCAGCCGTCGCTGGACCACCTCTGCGACTCCCTGATCGCCCACCTGGTCCCCGCCTCCGCCGACGACGACATCGCCCTCCTCGCGGCCCGCATCGGCGCGCCCGCCCGCCGGCCGGCCGAGTGA
- a CDS encoding cytochrome P450 — protein MATDASSRPIAPQPHAPQRSGAGRPLPEADAECVERWRTHRGDPVDLLAQVRERLGGVAAFRLGPRPTVLVTGPEAVQHVLALHPDRYVKRSHRARLLIGDGVLAATGEAWKRQRRLLQSQFTGKGMRRYEQRITGAARTTAGRWADRARSGETFDLGEEMRRFALDTIWRALTGHPLDDTTAHELTAVATVVAALPSLPADGAEARDAVADDLARIDEVARRAVAAARAGAPGPDGPGLLQVLVDASAERPEYTDRLLRDELVTLLVAGHETTATTMTWLYLLLDRHPAAREEALAAGAEGSPERRAALQALVGETLRLYPSAWILPRYTAEADVIAGYRVEADTDVLVCPYLTHRDRELWPDPERFDPRRFTAPGGRPTQPGAYLPFGIGPRACLGQQFALRESVALLEQLLPAHVPVFRSVPSGAAYSITVRPDGPTPVTLTA, from the coding sequence GTGGCCACCGACGCCAGCAGCAGGCCGATCGCCCCGCAGCCGCACGCCCCGCAGCGGTCCGGAGCGGGGCGGCCGCTCCCGGAGGCCGACGCGGAGTGCGTGGAGCGGTGGCGCACCCACCGCGGTGATCCGGTCGACCTGTTGGCGCAGGTACGGGAGCGGCTCGGCGGCGTCGCCGCGTTCCGCCTCGGGCCGCGGCCGACGGTGCTGGTCACCGGGCCCGAGGCGGTACAGCACGTGCTGGCCCTGCACCCCGACCGGTACGTCAAGCGCTCCCACCGCGCCCGGCTGCTCATCGGGGACGGGGTGCTCGCCGCGACCGGCGAGGCCTGGAAGCGGCAACGCAGGCTGCTCCAGTCGCAGTTCACCGGGAAGGGGATGCGCCGCTACGAGCAGCGGATCACCGGGGCCGCCCGGACCACGGCCGGCCGGTGGGCCGACCGCGCACGCAGCGGGGAGACCTTCGACCTGGGTGAGGAGATGCGCCGTTTCGCGCTGGACACCATCTGGCGGGCGCTCACCGGCCACCCGCTCGACGACACCACCGCGCACGAACTGACAGCCGTGGCGACGGTGGTGGCCGCACTGCCGAGCCTGCCGGCCGACGGTGCCGAAGCCCGGGACGCCGTCGCCGACGACCTGGCCAGGATCGACGAGGTCGCCCGGCGGGCGGTGGCCGCCGCCCGGGCGGGGGCGCCCGGCCCCGACGGGCCGGGGCTGCTCCAGGTGCTGGTCGACGCCTCCGCCGAACGCCCGGAGTACACCGACCGGTTGCTGCGCGACGAGCTCGTCACCCTGCTGGTCGCCGGCCACGAGACCACCGCGACCACCATGACCTGGCTGTACCTGCTGCTCGACCGCCACCCCGCGGCGCGCGAGGAGGCTCTCGCGGCGGGTGCCGAGGGGTCACCGGAACGGCGCGCGGCGCTCCAGGCACTGGTCGGCGAGACGCTGCGGCTCTACCCGTCCGCCTGGATCCTGCCCCGGTACACGGCCGAGGCCGACGTCATTGCGGGCTACCGCGTCGAGGCCGACACGGACGTGCTGGTCTGCCCGTACCTCACCCACCGCGATCGCGAACTGTGGCCGGACCCGGAGCGCTTCGACCCCCGGCGCTTCACCGCTCCCGGCGGCCGGCCGACGCAGCCCGGGGCGTATCTGCCGTTCGGGATCGGCCCGCGCGCCTGTCTGGGGCAGCAGTTCGCCCTGCGCGAGTCGGTAGCCCTCCTCGAACAGCTGCTGCCGGCGCACGTCCCGGTCTTCCGGTCCGTCCCCAGCGGGGCGGCGTACAGCATCACGGTCCGCCCCGACGGCCCGACTCCCGTCACCCTCACGGCCTGA
- a CDS encoding pyridoxal phosphate-dependent decarboxylase family protein, whose protein sequence is MDEREAALRQAHGHAVRWLASLSDRPVPARAPVDEIVRALGAELPDAPSAPADVVDLLATACEPGLTAFPGGRFYGFVVGGTEPAALAADWLVSAWDQNCVMRAVSPAYTAVEEIAGAWLLDLLGLPPACAVGFTTGATMANFTCLTAARDTVLRSAGWNVAHDGLTGGPPVRVIAGQDRHMAIDLALRYLGLGRPELVPADGQGRIDPEALRRTLTGSAPGTGEGPGPTIVILQAGDIHSGAFDSFPETVRAAREADAWVHVDGAFGLWAAASPAHAHLTEGCAQADSWATDAHKTLNVPYDCGLAIVRDPSALRSAMGLRGEYLIQHEHGDPVDKVPELSRRGRAFTVWAALRSLGRSGVADLVDRLCRHARTFATGIRAIDGATVLNDVVFTQVCAEFGDDERTDRVLDRLLAEGTAWISGSTWHGRRVMRISVSNWSTTDEDVARTLSAIRRAAS, encoded by the coding sequence ATGGACGAGCGCGAGGCGGCGCTCCGACAGGCGCACGGCCATGCCGTCCGCTGGCTGGCCAGCCTGTCCGACCGCCCGGTTCCCGCCCGCGCCCCGGTCGACGAGATCGTGCGCGCGCTCGGCGCCGAGCTGCCCGACGCGCCGAGCGCGCCCGCCGACGTCGTCGACCTGCTGGCCACGGCCTGCGAGCCGGGACTCACCGCGTTCCCCGGCGGCCGCTTCTACGGATTCGTGGTCGGCGGCACCGAACCGGCCGCGCTCGCCGCGGACTGGCTGGTCAGCGCCTGGGACCAGAACTGCGTGATGCGCGCCGTGTCACCCGCGTACACGGCGGTGGAGGAGATCGCCGGCGCCTGGCTCCTCGACCTGCTCGGCCTGCCGCCCGCCTGCGCCGTCGGCTTCACCACCGGCGCCACCATGGCCAACTTCACCTGCCTCACCGCCGCGCGCGACACGGTGCTGCGGAGCGCCGGCTGGAACGTCGCCCACGACGGACTCACCGGTGGGCCGCCCGTACGCGTCATCGCGGGCCAGGACCGCCACATGGCCATCGACCTGGCCCTGCGCTACCTCGGGCTGGGCCGCCCCGAACTCGTGCCGGCGGACGGGCAGGGACGCATCGACCCCGAGGCCCTGCGGCGCACCCTGACGGGCTCCGCCCCCGGCACCGGCGAGGGCCCCGGTCCCACGATCGTGATCCTCCAGGCCGGCGACATCCACTCCGGAGCCTTCGACTCCTTCCCCGAGACGGTCCGGGCGGCGCGCGAGGCCGACGCCTGGGTGCACGTGGACGGCGCCTTCGGCCTGTGGGCGGCCGCCTCCCCGGCCCACGCCCACCTCACCGAGGGCTGCGCACAGGCCGACTCCTGGGCCACGGACGCCCACAAAACCCTGAACGTCCCCTACGACTGCGGCCTCGCCATCGTCCGCGACCCCTCCGCGCTCCGCTCCGCGATGGGCCTGCGCGGCGAATACCTCATCCAGCACGAACACGGCGACCCCGTCGACAAGGTCCCCGAACTCTCCCGCCGCGGCCGGGCCTTCACCGTGTGGGCCGCCCTCAGGTCCCTCGGCCGCTCCGGTGTGGCCGACCTCGTCGACCGGCTGTGCCGCCACGCCCGAACCTTCGCCACCGGCATCCGCGCCATCGACGGCGCGACCGTCCTCAACGACGTGGTCTTCACCCAGGTCTGCGCCGAGTTCGGCGACGACGAGCGCACCGACCGGGTCCTGGACCGGCTCCTCGCCGAGGGCACGGCATGGATCAGCGGCTCCACCTGGCACGGCCGCCGCGTCATGCGCATCTCGGTGAGCAACTGGTCGACCACCGACGAGGACGTGGCCCGCACCCTGTCCGCGATCCGCCGCGCCGCCTCCTGA